A genomic window from Nicotiana sylvestris chromosome 11, ASM39365v2, whole genome shotgun sequence includes:
- the LOC104246884 gene encoding omega-6 fatty acid desaturase, chloroplastic isoform X1, producing MACSVADSGFLFLASKQRPIHSTRITQVASSGAGTYCLKWESLPQIRSKQKSCLISLRKTNVVRAVAVPIAPSSLDSAEDRKRLSEMYGFRQIGEPLPDKVTMKDITETLPKKVFEIDNGKALKSVLISATSYTLGLFMIAKAPWYLLPLAWAWTGTAVTGFFVIGHDCAHKSFSKNKLLEDIIGTLAFLPLIYPYEPWRFKHDRHHAKTNMLHEDTAWQPVWKEEFDSVPALRKAIIFGYGPFRPWMSIAHWWLCHFNLKKFRPNEINRVKISLGCVFAFMAIGWPLIIWKTGIIGWIKFWLMPWLGYHFWMSTFTMVHHTAPHIPFKNSDEWNAAQAQLNGTVHCDYPSWIEVLCHDINVHIPHHISPRIPSYNLRAAHQSLQQNWGKYLNEASWNWRLMKTILTICHVYDKEQNYVPFDEVVPEEAQPITFLKKVMPDYA from the exons GAGCAGGAACATATTGTTTAAAGTGGGAAAGTCTACCTCAGATAAGATCCAAACAAAAAAGCTGCTTAATTTCTTTGAGAAAGACAAATGTTGTACGAGCTGTTGCAGTTCCGATAGCACCTTCTTCATTAGACAGTGCAGAGGATAGGAAGCGGTTAAGTGAAATGTATGGGTTTAGACAAATTGGAGAACCGCTACCTGATAAAGTCACAATGAAAGATATTACTGAAACTCTCCCAAAGAAG GTATTCGAGATTGACAATGGGAAGGCATTGAAGTCAGTTTTGATATCAGCAACTTCATATACTCTCGGGCTTTTCATGATTGCCAAAGCTCCATGGTATCTACTTCCCCTGGCCTGGGCTTGGACAGGAACAGCAGTTACAGGG TTCTTTGTAATAGGACATGATTGCGCTCACAAATCCTTCTCAAAGAACAAATTATTGGAAGATATAATTGGAACTCTGGCCTTTTTGCCGTTGATATATCCCTATGAGCCATGGCGGTTCAAGCATGATCGGCATCACGCAAAAACAAACAT GTTGCATGAAGATACTGCTTGGCAGCCTGTTTGGAAGGAGGAGTTCGATTCGGTCCCTGCTCTAAGGAAGGCAATTATATTTGGTTATGGACCCTTTCGACCTTGGATGTCTATAGCTCACTG GTGGCTCTGTCATTTCAATTTGAAGAAGTTCAGACCAAATGAAATTAACCGGGTGAAAATAAGTTTGGGTTGCGTCTTCGCTTTTATGGCAATTGGCTGGCCATTGATAATCTGGAAAACAGGGATTATTGGATGGATTAAGTTCTGGTTAATGCCGTGGTTGGGTTATCATTTTTGG ATGAGTACTTTTACAATGGTTCATCATACGGCACCTCACATACCCTTCAAAAATTCTGATGAGTGGAATGCTGCTCAGGCCCAGCTGAATGGCACAGTTCACTGTGATTATCCTAGTTG GATTGAGGTTCTTTGTCATGATATCAATGTTCATATCCCCCACCACATATCCCCAAGAATACCGAGTTACAATTTACGGGCAGCTCATCAGTCTCTCCAACAGAATTGGGGAAAG TACCTGAACGAGGCTTCATGGAACTGGCGTCTAATGAAGACAATACTGACAATATGTCACGTGTACGATAAGGAGCAGAATTACGTTCCCTTTGACGAAGTTGTCCCTGAAGAAGCCCAGCCGATTACATTCCTTAAAAAAGTAATGCCTGACTACGCTTGA
- the LOC104246895 gene encoding BTB/POZ domain-containing protein At2g24240, giving the protein MGIQKDRVKFNVGGRIFESTATTLANAGRNSLFGAMFDNEWNLNSDATTTEHFIDRNPDCFSVLLDLLRTGELYVPQYLPEKLLYREAMYYGLLDHVRSAKWGPFDGNRLGLARSVTGRAPGDGTAIRAGPDGGCCVAHGSMVHVYDWMLEEHPAINLDYQRVNDAGWLDSENIVLSACERLGKGDGGMGLFSASSGELRYKFHVKHENQVKSYTAGALSFSSDYKLFSSCKGRSNEYGIGVWDQVTGKQIDFFYEPPGWSLGDADKLQWLHGTNCLLVATLFPRKDNCYISLLDFRDKSMVWSWSDVGAPITDERRVRDAIAMEETSSICVVNEYEDLGFMDLRRSAGSVRWSSRSRLMKGKMPDEPCYPKLALHEGQLFSSMNDCISVFCGPDYVLTSRLRRSYGGSICDFSIGGDRLFALHSEENVFDIWETPPPPIV; this is encoded by the coding sequence ATGGGAATTCAAAAAGACAGGGTGAAATTTAATGTTGGTGGTAGAATTTTTGAAAGTACAGCTACAACTTTGGCGAATGCTGGTCGGAATTCGCTATTTGGAGCCATGTTTGATAATGAATGGAACCTAAATTCTGATGCCACAACCACTGAACACTTCATTGATAGGAACCCTGATTGTTTCTCTGTCCTTCTTGACCTACTCAGAACAGGAGAGCTTTATGTACCACAATATCTTCCTGAAAAGTTGTTATATAGAGAGGCTATGTATTATGGTTTGTTAGATCATGTCAGGTCAGCTAAGTGGGGTCCATTTGATGGAAACAGGCTCGGCCTAGCCAGGTCAGTGACAGGCCGAGCTCCGGGTGATGGCACGGCCATCCGGGCTGGCCCGGATGGCGGGTGCTGTGTAGCTCATGGTAGTATGGTTCATGTCTATGATTGGATGTTAGAAGAGCACCCTGCAATTAATCTTGATTATCAAAGGGTGAATGATGCAGGGTGGCTTGATTCCGAGAACATAGTGTTAAGTGCTTGTGAAAGATTAGGTAAAGGAGATGGAGGCATGGGTTTGTTTAGCGCATCCAGTGGGGAGTTAAGGTACAAATTTCATGTCAAACATGAAAACCAAGTGAAAAGTTATACAGCTGGTGCATTGAGTTTTAGCTCAGATTATAAGTTGTTTTCTAGTTGTAAAGGTAGAAGTAATGAGTATGGTATTGGTGTATGGGACCAAGTTACTGGAAAACAGATAGATTTTTTCTATGAGCCACCTGGTTGGTCTCTTGGTGATGCTGACAAGTTACAATGGTTACATGGTACTAACTGTTTGTTGGTTGCTACTTTGTTTCCAAGGAAGGACAATTGTTACATCAGTTTATTGGATTTTAGGGACAAGAGTATGGTTTGGTCATGGTCTGATGTTGGCGCGCCAATAACGGATGAGAGGAGAGTTAGGGACGCGATAGCAATGGAGGAAACTAGCTCCATTTGTGTGGTGAATGAGTATGAAGATTTGGGGTTTATGGATTTGAGGAGGAGTGCTGGAAGTGTAAGGTGGAGTTCAAGAAGTAGGTTGATGAAGGGGAAAATGCCGGATGAGCCGTGTTATCCTAAACTGGCATTGCACGAGGGGCAATTGTTCTCATCGATGAACGATTGCATTTCTGTGTTCTGTGGCCCTGATTATGTTCTTACATCAAGGCTTCGACGTAGCTATGGTGGTTCAATTTGTGATTTCTCAATTGGTGGTGATCGTCTTTTCGCTCTTCATAGTGAAGAAAATGTATTTGATATATGGGAGACTCCTCCTCCACCAAttgtataa
- the LOC104246884 gene encoding omega-6 fatty acid desaturase, chloroplastic isoform X2, which produces MACSVADSGFLFLASKQRPIHSTRITQVASSGTYCLKWESLPQIRSKQKSCLISLRKTNVVRAVAVPIAPSSLDSAEDRKRLSEMYGFRQIGEPLPDKVTMKDITETLPKKVFEIDNGKALKSVLISATSYTLGLFMIAKAPWYLLPLAWAWTGTAVTGFFVIGHDCAHKSFSKNKLLEDIIGTLAFLPLIYPYEPWRFKHDRHHAKTNMLHEDTAWQPVWKEEFDSVPALRKAIIFGYGPFRPWMSIAHWWLCHFNLKKFRPNEINRVKISLGCVFAFMAIGWPLIIWKTGIIGWIKFWLMPWLGYHFWMSTFTMVHHTAPHIPFKNSDEWNAAQAQLNGTVHCDYPSWIEVLCHDINVHIPHHISPRIPSYNLRAAHQSLQQNWGKYLNEASWNWRLMKTILTICHVYDKEQNYVPFDEVVPEEAQPITFLKKVMPDYA; this is translated from the exons GAACATATTGTTTAAAGTGGGAAAGTCTACCTCAGATAAGATCCAAACAAAAAAGCTGCTTAATTTCTTTGAGAAAGACAAATGTTGTACGAGCTGTTGCAGTTCCGATAGCACCTTCTTCATTAGACAGTGCAGAGGATAGGAAGCGGTTAAGTGAAATGTATGGGTTTAGACAAATTGGAGAACCGCTACCTGATAAAGTCACAATGAAAGATATTACTGAAACTCTCCCAAAGAAG GTATTCGAGATTGACAATGGGAAGGCATTGAAGTCAGTTTTGATATCAGCAACTTCATATACTCTCGGGCTTTTCATGATTGCCAAAGCTCCATGGTATCTACTTCCCCTGGCCTGGGCTTGGACAGGAACAGCAGTTACAGGG TTCTTTGTAATAGGACATGATTGCGCTCACAAATCCTTCTCAAAGAACAAATTATTGGAAGATATAATTGGAACTCTGGCCTTTTTGCCGTTGATATATCCCTATGAGCCATGGCGGTTCAAGCATGATCGGCATCACGCAAAAACAAACAT GTTGCATGAAGATACTGCTTGGCAGCCTGTTTGGAAGGAGGAGTTCGATTCGGTCCCTGCTCTAAGGAAGGCAATTATATTTGGTTATGGACCCTTTCGACCTTGGATGTCTATAGCTCACTG GTGGCTCTGTCATTTCAATTTGAAGAAGTTCAGACCAAATGAAATTAACCGGGTGAAAATAAGTTTGGGTTGCGTCTTCGCTTTTATGGCAATTGGCTGGCCATTGATAATCTGGAAAACAGGGATTATTGGATGGATTAAGTTCTGGTTAATGCCGTGGTTGGGTTATCATTTTTGG ATGAGTACTTTTACAATGGTTCATCATACGGCACCTCACATACCCTTCAAAAATTCTGATGAGTGGAATGCTGCTCAGGCCCAGCTGAATGGCACAGTTCACTGTGATTATCCTAGTTG GATTGAGGTTCTTTGTCATGATATCAATGTTCATATCCCCCACCACATATCCCCAAGAATACCGAGTTACAATTTACGGGCAGCTCATCAGTCTCTCCAACAGAATTGGGGAAAG TACCTGAACGAGGCTTCATGGAACTGGCGTCTAATGAAGACAATACTGACAATATGTCACGTGTACGATAAGGAGCAGAATTACGTTCCCTTTGACGAAGTTGTCCCTGAAGAAGCCCAGCCGATTACATTCCTTAAAAAAGTAATGCCTGACTACGCTTGA